In Vigna angularis cultivar LongXiaoDou No.4 chromosome 8, ASM1680809v1, whole genome shotgun sequence, one DNA window encodes the following:
- the LOC108344075 gene encoding probable carboxylesterase 18, which translates to MAAPTKPTIPWKLRVMTSLLSLLLKASRRSNGTVNRRLFNLFDPQLPPNPNSIDGVTTSDVTVDATRNLWFRLFSPTTSASAATLPVVVFFHGGGFAFLSPASTRYDAFCRSLCRSINAVIISVNYRLAPEHRYPSQNDDGFDVVKYLDENGATLGNVGKCFLAGDSSGGNTAHHVAIRVCKERLRFVRVIGLVSIEPFFGGQERVESEIRITQDPLVSLDATDWYWKAFLPNGSDRDHEVVNVSGPNAVDISGLNYPKTLLVVAGFDPLKDWQRRYSEWLRKSGKDVEIIEYPKMIHGFHLFPFLPDVSEFLSHVNHFIVKQVAGS; encoded by the coding sequence ATGGCTGCACCCACCAAACCAACCATTCCATGGAAGCTCCGCGTAATGACATCTCTGCTTTCTCTCCTTCTCAAAGCCTCCCGCCGCTCTAACGGCACCGTCAACCGCCGTCTCTTCAACCTCTTCGACCCCCAGCTCCCTCCTAACCCAAACTCTATCGACGGCGTCACCACCTCCGACGTCACTGTCGATGCCACACGCAACCTCTGGTTTCGCCTCTTCTCCCCCACCACTTCCGCCTCTGCCGCCACCCTTCCTGTCGTCGTCTTCTTCCACGGCGGCGGCTTCGCGTTCCTCTCCCCGGCCTCAACCAGGTACGACGCTTTCTGCCGCTCCCTGTGCCGCTCCATCAACGCCGTCATCATCTCCGTTAACTACCGCCTAGCCCCCGAACACCGTTACCCTTCCCAAAACGACGATGGTTTCGACGTCGTTAAATACCTCGACGAAAACGGCGCCACTTTGGGTAACGTTGGTAAGTGCTTTTTAGCGGGTGATAGTTCGGGCGGGAACACAGCGCACCACGTGGCAATTCGGGTTTGCAAAGAGAGGCTCCGATTCGTGAGAGTAATCGGGTTGGTTTCGATTGAACCGTTTTTTGGAGGGCAAGAGCGAGTCGAATCAGAGATCCGAATCACGCAAGACCCGTTGGTTTCGTTGGATGCAACCGATTGGTATTGGAAGGCCTTTTTGCCCAACGGGTCGGACCGTGACCACGAAGTGGTTAATGTGAGTGGACCAAATGCGGTGGATATTTCCGGTTTGAACTATCCAAAGACGCTTTTGGTTGTGGCGGGTTTTGACCCATTAAAGGATTGGCAAAGAAGATATTCTGAATGGTTAAGAAAATCGGGTAAGGATGTTGAAATAATTGAATACCCGAAAATGATCCATGGGTTTCACTTGTTTCCATTTTTACCCGACGTTTCTGAGTTTCTTTCTCATGTTAACCATTTCATTGTCAAACAAGTAGCTGGTAGTTAG
- the LOC108345077 gene encoding probable carboxylesterase 18 → MTSQTPKPKLVLPLKTRAALSVLSALTDFTRRSNGTVNRGFLKILDFKSPSKAKSVNGVSTKDVTVDKYRKLWIRVYTPTPSSADGVLPVVIFFHGGGFTFLSADSFAYDAVCRQFCHRTPAVVVSVNYRLTPEHRFPCQYDDGEDVLKFLAENPSVLPENADLKKCFLAGDSAGANLAHHVAVRVAKSGLRGVRLVGLISIQPWFGGEERTDSELKYKDAPLVSISRTDWLWKAFLPEGSDRDHWAVNVSGANSEDLSGLDYPSALVIVGGFDPLQDWQRRYCEWLKKSGKKVQLIEYPTMFHAFYIFPELPESSRLVSQVKDFITTESLI, encoded by the coding sequence ATGACTTCTCAAACCCCAAAACCAAAGCTTGTTCTGCCACTCAAAACCCGAGCTGCGTTATCCGTTCTCTCCGCCTTAACAGATTTTACCCGTCGCTCCAACGGCACCGTTAATCGCGGTTTCCTCAAAATCCTCGATTTTAAGAGCCCATCCAAAGCCAAATCCGTTAACGGCGTTTCTACTAAAGACGTCACTGTTGACAAATACAGAAAACTCTGGATTCGTGTCTACACTCCCACACCCTCCTCCGCTGACGGAGTTCTTCCCGTCGTCATTTTCTTCCACGGCGGCGGCTTCACTTTCCTCTCGGCGGACTCCTTTGCTTATGACGCTGTGTGCCGGCAATTCTGTCACCGAACCCCTGCCGTTGTTGTTTCCGTGAACTATCGCCTCACGCCGGAGCACCGGTTCCCTTGTCAATACGACGACGGCGAGGACGTACTCAAGTTTCTTGCCGAAAATCCCTCGGTGTTGCCGGAAAATGCTGACCTGAAAAAGTGCTTCCTCGCCGGTGATAGCGCCGGCGCGAATTTGGCTCATCACGTGGCAGTTCGGGTCGCCAAGTCGGGGCTCCGTGGAGTTCGGCTCGTCGGGTTGATTTCCATTCAACCGTGGTTTGGAGGGGAGGAGCGTACTGATTCGGAGCTGAAATATAAGGATGCACCGCTGGTTTCGATATCAAGAACCGATTGGCTGTGGAAGGCGTTTTTGCCGGAGGGATCAGATCGCGACCACTGGGCGGTAAATGTGAGCGGAGCGAATTCGGAGGATTTGTCGGGTCTGGATTACCCGAGTGCCCTTGTGATTGTGGGTGGGTTTGACCCGTTACAAGATTGGCAAAGAAGGTACTGTGAGTGGTTGAAAAAATCAGGGAAAAAGGTACAACTGATTGAGTATCCAACCATGTTTCATGCATTTTATATTTTCCCTGAATTGCCAGAGTCATCTCGATTGGTCTCACAGGTCAAAGATTTCATCACCACAGAAtctcttatttga
- the LOC108344663 gene encoding extradiol ring-cleavage dioxygenase, producing the protein MALKETFYISHGSPTLSIDESIQARKFLQSWKNDVFPHTPSSILVISGHWDTTVPTVNVVDSVNDTIYDFYGFPKEMYQLKYPAPGAPKLARRVKELLRKSGFNRVDEDTKRGLDHGAWVPLFLMYPEADIPVCQLSVQSNQDGTYHYNLGKALAPLKDEGVLIMGSGSAVHNLRAIMPNSPVQPWALEFDNWLKEALLEGRYEDVNHYEQKAPHAKKAHPWPDHFYPLHVAIGAAGENSKAKLIHGSIELGTLSYASYQFTSATGS; encoded by the exons ATGGCGTTGAAGGAGACATTTTACATATCTCATGGATCACCCACTTTGTCCATCGATGAATCCATTCAGGCTAGGAAGTTTCTTCAGTCATGGAAGAACGACGTCTTTCCTCACACACCCTCTTCAATTCTCGTCATCTCCGGCCACTGGGACACCACAGTTCCCACGGTCAACGTAGTTGACTCCGTCAACGACACCATCTACGACTTCTATGGATTCCCCAAAGAAATGTACCAG CTTAAATATCCTGCTCCTGGAGCGCCAAAATTGGCAAGGAGGGTGAAGGAACTGCTGAGAAAATCTGGTTTCAATCGTGTTGATGAAGATACAAAGCGAGGACTTGACCATGGAGCTTGGGTTCCCCTGTTTTTGATGTACCCAGAAGCCGACATTCCAGTTTGTCAGCTGTCTGTTCAATCAAACCAAGATGGAACTTATCATTATAACCTTGGAAAGGCATTGGCCCCTCTTAAAGATGAAGGTGTGCTCATCATGGGTTCTGGAAGTGCTGTTCATAACTTGAGAGCCATTATGCCTAACTCCCCTGTGCAGCCCTGGGCTCTAGAATTTGATAATTGGTTGAAAGAGGCTCTTCTTGAAGGAAG ATATGAAGATGTGAATCATTATGAACAGAAAGCACCACATGCTAAAAAGGCTCATCCCTGGCCGGATCATTTTTATCCCCTGCATGTTGCAATTGGTGCCGCCGGTGAGAATTCAAAGGCCAAACTCATCCACGGTAGTATTGAACTTGGCACTCTCTCTTATGCTTCTTACCAGTTTACATCAGCAACTGGCAGTTGA
- the LOC108344815 gene encoding pentatricopeptide repeat-containing protein At2g40240, mitochondrial, giving the protein MFFPKPSNVTLKSLSTLRRRFATALITKPFPDDPTGAYYDEVAADAVSSGDYSALRDVLNKRVQDGFNNNKSSFSFLTHSNCSPSLIDKLVETISHLNEGYTRRNALDLLVARLCKIRRREEALRVIESLARGGVCVPTAWTFYPILRSLTRERSLDHARGVVDLMAELGIGLDQIGYNVFLKAYCYAGDFDEAAGVLRKMEEEGIAPDARTFDTLVLAACRAGKVDGAMVILRRMVDDGVPMLYSTHMYVIRTLLRMKCYEHVMRYVRSFVGRDKLLDAELLGVLASKLVNLKKEEEAMSILVEMKQRGVPMGYKLREFYKMNARKKNGARVGGVVEEGGNGV; this is encoded by the coding sequence ATGTTTTTCCCCAAACCCTCAAACGTAACTCTGAAATCCCTCTCCACTCTACGTCGTCGTTTCGCAACAGCCCTAATTACTAAACCCTTCCCCGACGATCCCACCGGTGCCTACTACGATGAAGTCGCCGCCGACGCCGTCAGCTCCGGCGACTACAGTGCTCTACGGGACGTCCTCAACAAGCGCGTTCAAGACGgcttcaacaacaacaaaagcaGTTTCAGTTTCCTCACTCACTCTAATTGCTCTCCCTCCCTCATCGATAAGCTCGTTGAAACCATCTCCCATCTCAATGAAGGTTACACGCGCCGCAACGCGCTCGACTTGCTTGTCGCGCGCCTCTGCAAGATCCGACGCAGGGAGGAGGCGCTTCGCGTGATCGAGTCATTGGCGCGTGGTGGCGTCTGTGTCCCAACCGCGTGGACTTTCTATCCCATCCTCAGGTCCCTCACAAGGGAGAGGTCCCTCGACCACGCGAGGGGCGTGGTGGATTTAATGGCTGAGCTCGGTATTGGGCTGGACCAGATAGGCTACAACGTTTTTCTCAAGGCCTACTGTTACGCCGGAGACTTTGATGAGGCGGCCGGAGTTTTGAGGAAAATGGAGGAAGAGGGTATTGCGCCGGATGCACGTACGTTTGACACGTTGGTGTTGGCCGCGTGTAGGGCGGGAAAGGTGGATGGTGCAATGGTGATACTGAGGAGGATGGTGGATGATGGAGTGCCCATGCTGTACTCAACGCACATGTATGTTATTAGGACCCTTTTGAGAATGAAGTGCTATGAACATGTTATGAGGTATGTAAGGAGTTTTGTTGGGAGGGATAAGTTGTTGGATGCTGAGCTTCTTGGTGTTTTGGCTAGCAAGTTGGTGAAtttgaagaaggaggaagaagcAATGTCAATTTTGGTGGAAATGAAGCAAAGGGGTGTGCCAATGGGTTATAAACTGagagaattttataaaatgaatgcTAGAAAGAAAAATGGTGCAAGGGTTGGTGGTGTAGTTGAAGAAGGTGGAAATGGAGTGTAG
- the LOC108346124 gene encoding uncharacterized protein LOC108346124 isoform X1, whose product MTYVDDDGSSGSGDDVNLLDGHKRQAGMALNSCGGRKRGRKATGAAIVDAMLEIVAASKMRASAIAKNEERFSINKCIKVLDEMQDTPISMDDIDLELDEMELVAAAAGFYYYSCLTKQPSRGLSPRRCEFMIEVLNGHDDFCQEMLRMDKHVFHKLCDILRQRALLRDTSGVMIEEQLAIFLNIVGQNERNRVIQERFQHSGETISRHFNNVLKAIKSLSREVLQPPQLTTPPEIQNNARFYPYFKDCIGVIDGLNIPAHVPAKDQSRFRNKKGILSQNVLAACTFDLQFIFIYPGWEGSVTDSRVLRAVLDDPDQNFPQIPQGKYYLVDKGYLNTEGFIAPFLGVRYQHYEFRGANQLPRNAKELFNHRHCFMRSAILKSFDVLKTRFPILKLAPQYSFQIQRDIVIAACVLHNFIRHEERNDWIFNGVGGSPVEEMSDLDELPDVPMLSSIEGQVALSLRDSIAASMWDDFLTKWDEW is encoded by the exons ATGACTTATGTGGATGATGATGGTTCTTCTGGCTCTGGAGATGATGTAAACTTATTGGATGGACACAAGCGTCAGGCTGGCATGGCATTGAATTCTTGCGGTGGCCGGAAGAGGGGCCGGAAAGCTACTGGAGCTGCCATAGTGGATGCTATGTTGGAGATAGTGGCTGCTTCAAAGATGAGGGCAAGTGCAATCGCGAAGAATGAGGAAAGGTTCTCTATAAACAAGTGCATCAAAGTGTTGGATGAGATGCAAG ATACACCAATCAGCATGGATGACATTGACCTAGAATTGGATGAGATGGAACTAGTTGCTGCTGCGGCTGGATTCTATTACTATAGCTGTCTGACCAAACAACCTTCACGTGGTTTATCTCCTAGGAGATGCGAGTTTATGATCGAAGTGCTCAATGGGCATGATGACTTCTGTCAGGAAATGTTGCGAATGGACAAGCATGTATTCCATAAGTTGTGTGATATTCTCCGTCAAAGAGCCCTGTTGCGTGATACTTCTGGGGTGATGATAGAGGAACAGTTagcaatatttttaaacatcGTTGGTCAAAATGAACGTAATAGGGTGATTCAAGAGCGCTTTCAACACTCTGGTGAAACCATTAGCCGGCATTTTAATAATGTCTTGAAGGCTATTAAGTCATTGTCGCGTGAAGTTTTGCAACCTCCTCAGCTCACAACGCCTccagaaattcaaaataatgCTAGATTTTATCCATATTTCAAG GATTGTATAGGAGTAATTGATGGTTTGAACATTCCTGCACATGTTCCAGCCAAAGATCAATCTAGATTCCGTAATAAGAAAGGTATCCTGTCTCAAAATGTGTTGGCAGCTTGCACATTTGACCTGCagtttatattcatttatcCTGGTTGGGAAGGCTCTGTCACTGATTCACGAGTGTTAAGGGCAGTCCTTGATGACCCAGATCAGAATTTCCCTCAAATACCCCAAG GAAAGTATTACCTTGTTGACAAGGGATATTTAAATACGGAAGGGTTTATTGCTCCTTTCCTAGGGGTTCGATACCAGCATTATGAGTTTAGAGGTGCTAATCAATTGCCAAGAAATGCAAAAGAGTTGTTCAATCACAGGCATTGTTTTATGAGGAGTGCTATCCTGAAGTCATTTGATGTGTTGAAAACTAGATTCCCAATCCTTAAACTTGCTCCTCAGTATTCCTTTCAGATTCAGCGTGACATCGTCATCGCCGCATGTGTTCTTCACAATTTCATCCGTCACGAAGAAAGAAATGACTGGATATTCAATGGTGTTGGGGGGTCTCCGGTGGAGGAAATGTCAGATCTTGATGAACTTCCTGATGTGCCGATGCTTTCTTCAATAGAAGGACAAGTTGCACTCTCATTGCGTGATTCAATTGCTGCATCTATGTGGGATGACTTCTTGACTAAATGGGATGAGTGGTGA
- the LOC108346124 gene encoding uncharacterized protein LOC108346124 isoform X2: MRCKFIFTDTPISMDDIDLELDEMELVAAAAGFYYYSCLTKQPSRGLSPRRCEFMIEVLNGHDDFCQEMLRMDKHVFHKLCDILRQRALLRDTSGVMIEEQLAIFLNIVGQNERNRVIQERFQHSGETISRHFNNVLKAIKSLSREVLQPPQLTTPPEIQNNARFYPYFKDCIGVIDGLNIPAHVPAKDQSRFRNKKGILSQNVLAACTFDLQFIFIYPGWEGSVTDSRVLRAVLDDPDQNFPQIPQGKYYLVDKGYLNTEGFIAPFLGVRYQHYEFRGANQLPRNAKELFNHRHCFMRSAILKSFDVLKTRFPILKLAPQYSFQIQRDIVIAACVLHNFIRHEERNDWIFNGVGGSPVEEMSDLDELPDVPMLSSIEGQVALSLRDSIAASMWDDFLTKWDEW; the protein is encoded by the exons ATGAGATGCAAG TTTATCTTTACAGATACACCAATCAGCATGGATGACATTGACCTAGAATTGGATGAGATGGAACTAGTTGCTGCTGCGGCTGGATTCTATTACTATAGCTGTCTGACCAAACAACCTTCACGTGGTTTATCTCCTAGGAGATGCGAGTTTATGATCGAAGTGCTCAATGGGCATGATGACTTCTGTCAGGAAATGTTGCGAATGGACAAGCATGTATTCCATAAGTTGTGTGATATTCTCCGTCAAAGAGCCCTGTTGCGTGATACTTCTGGGGTGATGATAGAGGAACAGTTagcaatatttttaaacatcGTTGGTCAAAATGAACGTAATAGGGTGATTCAAGAGCGCTTTCAACACTCTGGTGAAACCATTAGCCGGCATTTTAATAATGTCTTGAAGGCTATTAAGTCATTGTCGCGTGAAGTTTTGCAACCTCCTCAGCTCACAACGCCTccagaaattcaaaataatgCTAGATTTTATCCATATTTCAAG GATTGTATAGGAGTAATTGATGGTTTGAACATTCCTGCACATGTTCCAGCCAAAGATCAATCTAGATTCCGTAATAAGAAAGGTATCCTGTCTCAAAATGTGTTGGCAGCTTGCACATTTGACCTGCagtttatattcatttatcCTGGTTGGGAAGGCTCTGTCACTGATTCACGAGTGTTAAGGGCAGTCCTTGATGACCCAGATCAGAATTTCCCTCAAATACCCCAAG GAAAGTATTACCTTGTTGACAAGGGATATTTAAATACGGAAGGGTTTATTGCTCCTTTCCTAGGGGTTCGATACCAGCATTATGAGTTTAGAGGTGCTAATCAATTGCCAAGAAATGCAAAAGAGTTGTTCAATCACAGGCATTGTTTTATGAGGAGTGCTATCCTGAAGTCATTTGATGTGTTGAAAACTAGATTCCCAATCCTTAAACTTGCTCCTCAGTATTCCTTTCAGATTCAGCGTGACATCGTCATCGCCGCATGTGTTCTTCACAATTTCATCCGTCACGAAGAAAGAAATGACTGGATATTCAATGGTGTTGGGGGGTCTCCGGTGGAGGAAATGTCAGATCTTGATGAACTTCCTGATGTGCCGATGCTTTCTTCAATAGAAGGACAAGTTGCACTCTCATTGCGTGATTCAATTGCTGCATCTATGTGGGATGACTTCTTGACTAAATGGGATGAGTGGTGA
- the LOC108345211 gene encoding probable carboxylesterase 18, producing the protein MALSKGSETAKPKPVIPWKARISITFISTITDAARRSNGTINRCLTNLLDLKAHASSSPVNGVTSKDVTIDAENKLWFRVFAPAVSPAAGTLPVVVYFHGGGFAFLSPDSLGYDAVCRRICLHVPAVVVSVNYRRTPEHRYPSQYDDGELFLHFLDENRMVLPENADVSKCFLAGDSAGANLAHNVAVRVGKMGMRENEVGNSGLRRIRIVGLVAIQPFFGGEERTEAEVRFEGAPLVSKERTDWTWKAFLPDGSDRDHRACNVSGPNSEDLSGLDYPDTVVVVGGFDPLQDWQRRFYEWLTKSGKKAQLVEYPKMFHAFYIFPDLPESSQMITQIKDFMNKKLAE; encoded by the coding sequence ATGGCGCTATCCAAAGGCTCTGAAACGGCAAAACCCAAACCGGTTATACCATGGAAGGCGCGCATTTCAATAACCTTTATTTCTACGATTACCGACGCTGCGCGTCGCTCTAACGGCACCATTAATCGCTGTCTAACGAACCTTCTCGATCTCAAGGCACACGCCAGCTCCTCACCCGTTAATGGTGTTACCTCTAAAGATGTCACCATTGACGCCGAAAACAAACTCTGGTTCCGAGTATTCGCCCCCGCAGTCTCCCCCGCCGCCGGCACCCTCCCCGTCGTCGTCTACTTCCATGGGGGTGGCTTCGCGTTCCTCTCGCCGGACTCCCTCGGCTACGACGCCGTCTGTCGCCGAATATGCCTCCACGTCCCCGCCGTCGTTGTTTCTGTCAACTACCGCCGCACACCGGAGCACCGGTACCCGTCACAGTACGACGACGGTGagctcttcctccacttcctcgacGAGAATCGCATGGTACTGCCGGAAAACGCTGATGTGTCAAAATGTTTCCTTGCCGGCGACAGCGCCGGGGCTAACTTAGCTCACAACGTCGCAGTTCGGGTGGGGAAGATGGGAATGCGGGAAAACGAGGTTGGGAATTCAGGGCTTCGGAGAATCCGGATCGTCGGGTTGGTGGCGATCCAACCTTTTTTCGGTGGGGAGGAGCGGACGGAGGCTGAGGTGAGGTTTGAAGGTGCGCCGCTGGTGTCAAAGGAGAGGACCGATTGGACGTGGAAGGCGTTTTTGCCTGACGGGTCGGATCGTGACCACAGAGCATGCAACGTGAGTGGGCCGAATTCGGAGGATTTGTCGGGTTTGGATTACCCGGATACCGTTGTGGTTGTGGGTGGGTTTGATCCTTTACAAGATTGGCAAAGGAGGTTTTACGAGTGGTTAACAAAATCGGGTAAAAAGGCCCAATTGGTTGAGTATCCAAAGATGTTTCATGCTTTTTATATATTTCCTGATTTGCCCGAGTCTTCTCAAATGATCACACAAATAAAGGATTTCATGAATAAGAAACTCGCTGAATAG